The Nitrospira sp. sequence CAAGTCATCCGATTGGCCAACTTCGGAATTTTCGACCATGATCACCGGAGCGGGAAAGTGTACTGGTCGCCGGCCATGAGGGAAATCTATGGCGTGGGATCGGACGCTCCGGCCTCCCTGGAAGGTTATATCCAGCTGATTCATCCGGAGGATCGCGAAATGGTCGTCATGGCGATCAAACAAGCCCACGACCCTACGGCTGACGATTTGTTTTCAATGGAACACCGTCTTTTGCGTCCCGACGGGAGTGTCCGCTGGGTCAACTTTCGATCATGGACGCTATTCGAGAGTGACGGCCCCGTGCGTCGTCCCACCCGGACCTTGGGAGCGATGATCGACATCACGAAGCGCAAACAAGCCGAGGAGGCGTTGAAAATAAGCGAGCGGCGATTCGCCTCCTTTATGGATAATTTGCATGGCTTTGCGTGGATCAAAGATGCTCAGGGACGGTACCTCTATGTCAATCGGCTGTTTCAAGAATCCGTCCTGAGAGGTTTGGAGTGGAAAGAGAAGACCGCCTTCGAGTTGTGGCCTGCGGAGGTCGCCGAGCAGTACGATTTGAATGATAGGAAAGTGCGGGAGAATCGGGTCCCGCTTCATACTGTCGAGTCGTTCATCCAAAACGGAGAGATTCGGCACGCCCTTGTCAGCAAGTTTCCCATCATCGATCAGAAGGGCGCACCGTCGCTGTTTGGGGGTGTCGCGGTCGACATCACCGAACGCAAGCAGGCGGAAGAGGCGCTACACCATAACCAACTCGAGCTGCATCAACAGCAGGTCCAGCTGGAGGAGCTGACCTCCAAGTTACTGACGGCTCAAGAGCATGAGCGTCAGCGAATCGCCCGTGATCTGCATGATGATGTGAGCCAGCGACTGGCCGCATTGGTCCTGGAGGTCGCGTCGTTCGAGCGCCAGTCTTCCAGCGTGCCGGTCGAACTGGCTCACGCGCTGACGCCGATTCGTGAACAGTTGGAACAACTTTCGGATGATGTGCATACCCTTGCATACCGGCTTCATCCCTCTCTCTTGGAACACGCAGGACTGCGTCCTGCAATCGAAGACCATGTTCATCAGGTCTCCCGGCGCACCGGCTTGCCCATCCACCTCAAGATTACCGGGGTTCCGAATGCGGTCCCGCTCGATCACGCCACCTGTCTCTTCCGTGTGATGCAGGAGAGCGTCCAAAATGTGGTGAAACATGCGCAGGCAACGGCAGTGGCGGTCCAACTCCGTGGATCGTCGAAGGGGATCGGATTGTCTGTTACTGACAATGGGAAGGGATTTGACCCGCATGACCAGAGCACCCATCAACAGGGCTTGGGGTTGAGTAGTATGGAGGAACGGTTGCGGCAACTGCAGGGATTTTTTCGGATTCAGTCCAGGCCGGCCAACGGCACGAAGGTCTGTGCCTGGGTTCCTTGCGAGTTGGAGGTCATATGAAACGACCACGTATCTTGATGGCGGATGACCATGCCATTGTCCTGGCTGGGCTTCGGAAGTTGGTAGAAGCCGAAGGCGAGGTCGTTGGCATGGTGGAGGACGGGCGAACCTTGGTGGAGAAAGCCCAGCAGCTTCGCCCCGACATTGTGCTGCTCGATATCTCGATGCCGCTCCTCAACGGGTTGGACGCGGCGCGACAATTGACCAAACTGGTGCCGGAGAGCAAGCTCATCTTCCTGACGATGCACGCCACACCCACGTATGCGACCGAAGCCTTTAAGGCCGGTGCTGCAGGTTATCTGATTAAACGGTCGGCAGCGGTGGAACTCAAGCAAGCGATCCAGGCCGTGATGCGGGGGCAGCACTACATGACTCCGTTGATCACGAAGGATGTGTTGGCAGCGACGCTCCAATCTCCCGAAGGCCAGCCATACAAGCCGGTGGTGACGTCCCTCACGCAGCGGCAGCGTGAAGTGTTGCAACTCGTTGCGGAGGGAAAGGGAACCAAAGCGATTGCCTCCATTCTGAATATCTCTGTGAAGACCGTCGAGTTCCACAAATTTCGCATCATGGGCGAACTTGATCTGCATTCGACGGCCGAGTTGATCAAATATGCAATCGCTGAAGGTCTCGTGAGTGTGTCCTCATAGGCACACGTACACGGTCTTGGTTTCGTTCCGGTCTCAACATCGTTTTCGGCTGAGAACCGGGCGGAGTCCCTTCACAAACTCCGGCATTGGTGGAAGTTTCGCGCTCCGGTGAATGGTCCAGAATCTCTCGCCTCTCGATTTGAGATGGATGCTAGTAATATCCCTTTTTCTTTCCAGGGATTTTACTAGTTCACAAGCTCCGCCCTCACCCATTATCATCCATTAGTTATCCAGTGTCGTGTATTCGAGTGTCGATGGGAATTGTTACTTCGGATTCCGAATCCGTTAGTGTGTGGGAGGGGGCCATGCAGTTCTCGGCGATCATAGACCGTGTCCATCATGCGCTCAAGCAGTTTGGTACACATTGTTCTATGGAAGAGGTTGTCGGCCTCTGTCCGGATCTGACCTGGAATCAAGTCCACCTATCTATTGATTACTTGAGCAAGACGGGAAAGGTCCGCGTGACGCTTGACCCAGACAGGACATACACGGTCCATCCGGTTCCAGGCGAGCCGTCTCAAGTTTCATCCATAGGGCACATTCAAAGTACCGTCCAGTAATCTTACTAGACCTATCCGCTCGGTGTTTCGCCTGCTCCATTGAATAGCGCAGATGGGTGTGTCCTGGTGGGCAGGC is a genomic window containing:
- a CDS encoding PAS domain S-box protein; this translates as MAPKAAKKKRWVRAQPLSHAYHTGDRQGNAVESAREDFFAEAFRLSPYPIGITELDTGLCLEINDACLEIFGFSRDEVIGNTTLTLQIWPHPRDRARFINRLNSEGSVKNLEVSMRTKKGTLRRFLISTNLITVGGKRCLLTIGNDITAEDDVRGAHDESKRSVRESIAGVERTNGAMRDGGERFPLFIEHAPAAIAMFDRDMRYLAASRRWMEDYRLTGDIVGQSHYDMFPDVSSRWKEVHRRGLAGEVLSADEDRFVRDDGTVQWITWDVRPWYSGDQIGGIAIATEDVTARVEAKIALHEREERSDQVIRLANFGIFDHDHRSGKVYWSPAMREIYGVGSDAPASLEGYIQLIHPEDREMVVMAIKQAHDPTADDLFSMEHRLLRPDGSVRWVNFRSWTLFESDGPVRRPTRTLGAMIDITKRKQAEEALKISERRFASFMDNLHGFAWIKDAQGRYLYVNRLFQESVLRGLEWKEKTAFELWPAEVAEQYDLNDRKVRENRVPLHTVESFIQNGEIRHALVSKFPIIDQKGAPSLFGGVAVDITERKQAEEALHHNQLELHQQQVQLEELTSKLLTAQEHERQRIARDLHDDVSQRLAALVLEVASFERQSSSVPVELAHALTPIREQLEQLSDDVHTLAYRLHPSLLEHAGLRPAIEDHVHQVSRRTGLPIHLKITGVPNAVPLDHATCLFRVMQESVQNVVKHAQATAVAVQLRGSSKGIGLSVTDNGKGFDPHDQSTHQQGLGLSSMEERLRQLQGFFRIQSRPANGTKVCAWVPCELEVI
- a CDS encoding response regulator transcription factor, which codes for MKRPRILMADDHAIVLAGLRKLVEAEGEVVGMVEDGRTLVEKAQQLRPDIVLLDISMPLLNGLDAARQLTKLVPESKLIFLTMHATPTYATEAFKAGAAGYLIKRSAAVELKQAIQAVMRGQHYMTPLITKDVLAATLQSPEGQPYKPVVTSLTQRQREVLQLVAEGKGTKAIASILNISVKTVEFHKFRIMGELDLHSTAELIKYAIAEGLVSVSS